A part of Streptomyces sp. DSM 40750 genomic DNA contains:
- a CDS encoding Fur family transcriptional regulator gives MVSTDWKSDLRQRGYRLTPQRQLVLEAVDTLEHATPDDILVEVRKTASGVNISTVYRTLELLEELGLVSHAHLGHGAPTYHLADRHHHIHLVCRDCTNVIEADVSVAADFTAKLRETFGFDTDMKHFAIFGRCEDCSLKSSTTKNSTTKSSTTES, from the coding sequence GTGGTGAGCACCGACTGGAAGAGTGACCTCAGGCAGCGCGGCTACCGGCTGACGCCGCAGCGGCAACTCGTGCTCGAAGCCGTGGACACCCTTGAGCACGCGACCCCTGACGACATCCTCGTGGAAGTGAGGAAGACGGCGTCGGGGGTCAACATTTCCACGGTCTACCGGACCCTGGAGCTCCTGGAGGAGCTCGGGCTGGTCAGCCATGCCCATCTGGGGCACGGGGCGCCGACGTACCACCTGGCCGACCGGCACCACCACATCCACCTCGTGTGCCGCGACTGCACGAACGTGATCGAGGCGGATGTGTCGGTGGCGGCGGACTTCACGGCCAAGCTGCGCGAGACGTTCGGCTTCGACACGGACATGAAGCACTTCGCGATCTTCGGCCGCTGCGAGGACTGCTCTCTCAAGAGCTCAACCACCAAGAATTCAACAACCAAGAGTTCAACTACCGAGTCGTAG
- the dtd gene encoding D-aminoacyl-tRNA deacylase, translating into MRAVVQRVDGASVVVDGETVGAIEGEGLCVLVGVTHDDTKEKAAQLARKLWSVRMLHDEKSCGDVDAPLLVISQFTLYGDARKGRRPTWNAAAPGDVAEPLVEEVVAQLRALGATVATGRFGAKMRVSLTNDGPFTVLLEM; encoded by the coding sequence ATGCGTGCGGTGGTGCAGAGGGTCGACGGCGCGAGCGTCGTCGTGGACGGTGAGACGGTCGGGGCGATCGAGGGCGAGGGTTTGTGCGTCCTCGTCGGGGTGACGCACGACGACACCAAGGAGAAGGCGGCGCAGCTGGCGCGCAAGCTGTGGTCCGTGCGGATGCTGCACGACGAGAAGTCGTGCGGTGATGTGGACGCGCCGTTGCTGGTGATCAGCCAGTTCACGTTGTACGGGGATGCGCGCAAGGGGCGGCGGCCCACCTGGAACGCGGCGGCGCCCGGCGATGTCGCCGAGCCGCTGGTGGAGGAGGTCGTCGCGCAGTTGCGGGCGTTGGGGGCGACTGTGGCGACGGGGCGGTTCGGGGCGAAGATGCGGGTGTCGCTGACGAACGACGGGCCGTTCACGGTGCTGCTGGAGATGTAG
- a CDS encoding restriction endonuclease subunit S — MTTTEGTKGFVPPAGWSSCLLGELWASIQAGPGQRTEDKGLTQADGGVPVVLPRDLRGRRIVTEEAPAVPAIPWDRARTLAKYELAEGDILITRTGTVGRCALVTGEHAGWLFHPNLVRLRLPGAGGVEAAYLAAYLSATTAQDWIRTRTAGAVIPSLSIRTLGELPVLVPSVAEQTAIGATLAALDDKIQAYAEITRATRAYRSVLADALMNGVLSAEP, encoded by the coding sequence GTGACGACGACCGAGGGGACCAAGGGTTTCGTGCCACCGGCCGGCTGGTCGAGTTGCCTGCTGGGGGAGCTGTGGGCCTCCATCCAGGCCGGGCCGGGCCAACGTACCGAGGACAAGGGCCTCACCCAGGCGGATGGCGGCGTCCCCGTCGTCCTGCCGCGTGACCTGCGGGGTCGGCGCATCGTCACCGAGGAGGCCCCGGCCGTACCCGCGATCCCGTGGGACCGGGCGCGGACTCTGGCGAAGTACGAACTGGCCGAGGGAGACATCCTCATCACCCGCACCGGTACCGTGGGCCGTTGCGCACTGGTCACCGGGGAGCACGCAGGCTGGCTGTTCCACCCCAACCTGGTACGGCTCAGGCTGCCCGGGGCGGGAGGGGTCGAGGCCGCGTATCTCGCGGCCTATCTGAGCGCGACCACGGCACAGGACTGGATCAGGACACGGACGGCCGGGGCCGTCATCCCGTCACTGAGCATTCGCACCCTGGGTGAGCTGCCCGTCCTCGTGCCGTCGGTCGCCGAGCAGACGGCGATCGGTGCCACGCTCGCCGCCCTCGACGACAAGATCCAGGCGTATGCCGAGATCACTCGCGCGACTCGTGCGTACCGCAGTGTGCTCGCTGACGCCTTGATGAACGGTGTCCTGTCTGCCGAGCCATGA
- a CDS encoding asparaginase, with product MSENPAIPSLPAELPGAVAPPVLAEVVRSGFVEGRHRGSLVLLAADGSVEAALGDVAVPVFPRSANKPMQAAGVLRAGLELAGERLALAAASHSGEEFHRDLVRKMLAEHGLSAAQLQCPPDLPVDRVEAEAYLAAGGVRDRVAMNCSGKHTAMLAAAALRGWPTESYLDPDHPLQRLIREVVEEAADEPVAAVGVDGCGAPLMAISLTGLARAFRTFVLAPPDSAERRVADAMRAHPEYVAGTRRHDTHLMRTLPGTLSKVGAEAVQATALPDGRALAFKIEDGAARALGPVLGRALTLLGVEPEVASSIGSTPLLGGGREVGEIRPTF from the coding sequence ATGTCCGAGAACCCCGCGATACCGTCCCTGCCCGCAGAACTCCCTGGTGCCGTCGCCCCTCCCGTGCTCGCGGAGGTCGTACGTTCCGGGTTCGTGGAGGGACGGCATCGGGGCAGCCTGGTGTTGTTGGCGGCGGACGGCTCGGTGGAGGCGGCGCTGGGGGACGTGGCGGTGCCGGTCTTCCCCCGGTCGGCCAACAAGCCGATGCAGGCGGCCGGTGTGCTCCGCGCGGGGCTCGAACTCGCCGGGGAACGGCTGGCGTTGGCCGCCGCGAGCCACTCGGGGGAGGAGTTCCACCGAGATCTCGTACGGAAGATGCTGGCGGAACACGGCCTGAGTGCCGCGCAGCTCCAGTGCCCGCCGGACCTGCCGGTGGACCGGGTGGAGGCGGAGGCGTATCTGGCCGCCGGTGGTGTACGCGACCGGGTGGCCATGAACTGCTCCGGCAAGCACACGGCGATGCTGGCGGCGGCGGCCCTGCGGGGGTGGCCGACCGAGTCGTACCTGGACCCGGACCATCCCCTCCAGCGCCTCATCCGCGAGGTGGTGGAGGAGGCGGCGGACGAGCCGGTGGCGGCGGTGGGCGTCGACGGCTGTGGCGCCCCGCTGATGGCGATCAGCCTCACCGGCCTGGCCCGCGCCTTCCGCACCTTCGTCCTCGCCCCGCCCGACTCCGCCGAACGCCGCGTCGCCGACGCCATGCGCGCCCACCCCGAGTACGTGGCCGGCACCCGACGCCACGACACCCACCTCATGCGCACCCTCCCCGGCACGCTCAGCAAAGTGGGCGCCGAAGCCGTCCAGGCCACAGCCCTTCCCGACGGTCGAGCCCTGGCCTTCAAGATCGAAGACGGCGCGGCGAGGGCACTGGGGCCAGTGCTGGGCCGAGCCCTCACGCTGCTGGGCGTGGAGCCGGAGGTCGCGTCCAGCATCGGCAGCACCCCGCTGTTGGGCGGAGGCAGGGAGGTGGGAGAAATCCGCCCGACGTTCTGA
- a CDS encoding RsiG family protein: MSTSSTEQPPGTATFTRTTPGPGPGVRRPPVQRTDSGPLPPPDPAEHDLSRLRLPALRTLRRDAQRDEADLSYLRRLLQGRIDILRAELARRGGAADPGDPGEPSALVDRLSAILTDAPARHRSSARHVTVGTPYGEEYRRLAAELLDEVELSDLEARTDDELTAGLARLVHHEQQISGRRQRLQRTADGCSAEIARRYREGEAQVDDLLI, from the coding sequence ATGAGCACATCGAGTACCGAGCAGCCCCCGGGGACTGCGACGTTTACCCGTACGACCCCGGGGCCCGGCCCCGGCGTCCGCCGGCCACCGGTCCAGCGCACGGACAGCGGACCACTGCCGCCGCCGGACCCGGCCGAGCACGACCTGTCCCGGCTGCGGCTGCCCGCACTGCGCACACTGCGCCGGGACGCCCAGCGGGACGAGGCCGATCTCAGTTATCTGCGGCGGCTGCTCCAGGGCCGTATCGACATCCTGCGGGCCGAACTGGCCCGCCGGGGCGGCGCGGCGGACCCCGGGGACCCGGGGGAACCCTCGGCGCTCGTCGACCGGCTCTCGGCGATCCTCACGGACGCCCCGGCCCGGCACCGTTCGTCGGCCCGCCATGTCACCGTGGGCACGCCGTACGGTGAGGAGTACCGACGGCTCGCCGCCGAGCTGCTCGACGAGGTCGAACTCTCCGACCTCGAAGCCCGCACCGACGACGAACTCACCGCCGGCCTCGCCCGCCTCGTCCACCACGAGCAACAGATCTCCGGCCGCCGCCAGCGCCTCCAGCGCACCGCCGACGGCTGCAGCGCTGAGATCGCCCGCCGGTACCGTGAGGGCGAAGCCCAAGTGGACGACCTGCTGATCTGA
- the ygfZ gene encoding CAF17-like 4Fe-4S cluster assembly/insertion protein YgfZ, which produces MKSPLLSLPGAVPAEGVDEDVAAHYGDLFREQRALADGAGFVDLSHRGVIAVSGEDRLSWLHLLLTQHVSELPTGEATEALILSANGHIEHALYLVDDGTTVWAHVEPGTQEALLAYLESMKFFYRVEAADRTDDFAVVHLPAGSIAEVPKGVVVRETPYGRDLFLPRTDLESYAEKTGPAAGLLAYEALRVEHHRPRLGFETDHRTIPHELGWIGTAVHLQKGCYRGQETVARVQNLGKPPRRLVFLHLDGSEVHLPPRGAEIRLADDGPEGRKIGFITTSARHHELGPVALALVKRNVATDARLLADTTAAAQEVVVEP; this is translated from the coding sequence ATGAAGAGCCCTCTGCTGTCCCTGCCCGGAGCCGTTCCCGCCGAGGGCGTGGACGAAGATGTCGCCGCCCACTACGGCGACCTCTTCCGAGAACAGCGAGCCCTCGCCGACGGCGCCGGATTCGTCGACCTCTCCCACCGGGGTGTCATCGCCGTCTCCGGCGAGGACCGGCTCAGCTGGCTGCATCTGCTGCTCACCCAGCACGTCAGCGAACTCCCCACCGGCGAGGCCACCGAGGCGCTGATCCTCTCCGCCAACGGTCACATCGAGCACGCGCTGTACCTGGTCGACGACGGCACGACGGTCTGGGCCCACGTCGAGCCCGGCACCCAGGAGGCGCTCCTCGCGTACCTGGAGTCGATGAAGTTCTTCTACCGGGTCGAGGCGGCCGACAGGACGGACGACTTCGCGGTCGTCCACCTCCCGGCCGGTTCGATCGCCGAGGTCCCGAAGGGCGTGGTCGTGCGCGAGACGCCGTACGGCCGTGATCTCTTCCTCCCGCGCACGGACCTGGAGTCGTACGCCGAGAAGACGGGCCCCGCGGCCGGACTCCTCGCGTACGAGGCGCTGCGCGTCGAGCACCACCGCCCCCGCCTCGGCTTCGAGACCGACCACCGCACCATCCCGCACGAGCTCGGCTGGATCGGCACGGCGGTACATCTCCAGAAGGGCTGCTACCGCGGCCAGGAAACCGTCGCCCGCGTCCAGAACCTCGGCAAGCCCCCCCGCCGCCTCGTCTTCCTCCACCTCGACGGCAGCGAGGTCCACCTCCCGCCCCGAGGCGCGGAGATCCGCCTCGCGGACGACGGCCCCGAAGGCCGCAAGATCGGCTTCATCACGACCTCGGCACGCCACCACGAACTGGGCCCGGTGGCCCTGGCCCTGGTCAAACGCAACGTGGCGACCGACGCGAGGCTGCTGGCGGACACGACGGCTGCGGCGCAGGAAGTGGTCGTGGAGCCCTAG